A DNA window from Camelina sativa cultivar DH55 chromosome 13, Cs, whole genome shotgun sequence contains the following coding sequences:
- the LOC104738082 gene encoding CBL-interacting serine/threonine-protein kinase 26-like codes for MTLYKLIIAGEYHCPPWLSPGAKNLIVRILDPNPVTRITIPEVLKDAWFKKNYKPAVFEEKEEANLDDVEAVFKDSEEHHVREKKEEQPTPMNAFELISMARALDLGNLFEEEQGFKRETRFAAKGAANELVQKIEEASKPLGFDIQKKNYKMRLENVNAGRKGNLKVATEIFQVSPSLHMIEVRKTKGDTLEFHKFYKKLSTSLNDVVWKSGESSGLSK; via the exons ATGACGCTGTATAAACTG ATAATAGCTGGTGAATATCATTGTCCTCCTTGGCTCTCTCCTGGTGCTAAGAACCTGATTGTTCGAATCCTGGATCCTAACCCTGTGACT CGTATCACAATTCCAGAGGTTCTGAAAGATGCATGGTTCAAGAAAAATTACAAGCCAGCTGTTTtcgaggagaaggaagaagcgAACTTGGATGATGTGGAAGCTGTTTTTAAAGATTCAGAA GAGCATCATGtcagagaaaagaaagaggagCAACCAACTCCTATGAATGCCTTTGAGTTGATATCAATGGCGAGAGCTCTGGATCTTGGAAATTTGTTTGAAGAAGAACAG GGATTCAAGCGAGAAACGAGATTTGCAGCCAAAGGTGCTGCTAATGAATTAGTCcagaagattgaagaagcttcTAAGCCTCTCGGTTTcgatattcaaaagaaaaactacAAG ATGAGACTTGAAAACGTGAATGCTGGAAGGAAGGGAAACCTAAAAGTTGCGACTGAG ATATTTCAAGTATCACCATCACTTCATATGATCGAAGTCCGGAAAACTAAAGGGGATACATTAGAATTTCACAAG TTCTACAAGAAGCTGTCGACCTCACTTAACGATGTGGTTTGGAAGTCCGGCGAGAGCTCTGGTTTGAGCAAATAA
- the LOC104736199 gene encoding NAD(P)H-quinone oxidoreductase subunit U, chloroplastic: MASLSSTITQPSLVHIPGESLLRHVPSTCSFPLKPTSTTKRIICSPAKNSGEVSAEAETDGGTSTAVDEAPKVSPSLISALNVERALRGLPITDVDHYGRLGVSRKCSYDQVRIGYQDRVKELKEQGLDEEQLKTKLDLVKESYTILSTVEERRMYDWSLARSEKAERYVWPFEVDIMEPSREEPPPQEPEDVGPTRVLGYFIGAWLVLGIALSVAFNR, translated from the exons ATGGCTTCGTTATCATCAACGATAACTCAACCGTCGTTAGTACACATTCCCGGAGAATCCTTACTCCGTCACGTACCGAGCACGTGCTCTTTCCCGTTGAAGCCAACATCCACCACGAAGCGGATCATCTGTTCGCCGGCGAAAAACTCCGGTGAGGTGTCGGCGGAGGCAGAAACCGACGGTGGAACTAGCACCGCCGTGGATGAAGCACCGAAAGTATCACCATCTTTGATCTCAGCACTCAACGTCGAACGCGCTCTCCGTGGACTTC CGATTACAGATGTAGATCACTATGGACGGCTTGGAGTTTCGAGAAAGTGTTCTTATGATCAGGTTCGAATCGGTTACCAAGATAGAGTTAAGGAGTTAAAGGAACAAGGCCTAGACGAAGAACAACTTAAGACCAAGTTGGATCTTGTCAAA GAGTCGTATACGATCTTGTCGACCgtggaagagagaagaatgTACGATTGGAGTCTAGCCAGAAGCGAAAAAGCAGAGCGGTATGTGTGGCCATTTGAGGTTGACATCATGGAACCGTCCAGGGAAGAACCACCTCCTCAG GAACCGGAAGACGTAGGACCAACGAGGGTTTTGGGATACTTCATTGGGGCATGGCTTGTCCTTGGTATCGCTCTTTCTGTTGCATTCAATCGTTAG
- the LOC104736200 gene encoding cytokinin dehydrogenase 7-like: protein MIACIEPYFLDNDAEATSAVTAAVLSTDSVSESLDIQGEILCGGAAADIAGRDFGGMNCVKPLAVVRPVGPADIAGAVKAALRSDKLTVAARGNGHSINGQAMAEGGLVVDMSSTAENHFEVGFCGDTAYVDVSGGALWENVLKRSVSEYGLAPRSWTDYLGLTVGGTLSNAGVSGQAFRYGPQTSNVTELDVVTGNGDVVTCSEVENSELFFSVLGGLGQFGIVTRARVLLQPAPDMVRWIRVVYTEFDEFTRDAEWLVSQKDESPSFDYVEGFVFVNDDDPVNGWPTVPLHPDHDFDPTRLPQSSGSVLYCLELGLHYRDSDSNSTVDKRVERLIGRLRFIEGLRFEVDLSYVDFLLRVKRSEEIAKEIGTWETPHPWLNLFVSKRDIGEFNRTVFKELVKNGVNGPMLVYPLLRSRWDERTSVEVPEGEIFYIVALLRFVPPCTKASSVEKLVAQNQEIVHWCVRNGIDFKLYLPHYKCREEWIRHFGNRWSRFVDRKAMFDPMAILSPGQKIFNRSP from the exons atgataGCTTGCATAGAACCATACTTCTTGGATAACGACGCCGAGGCTACCTCCGCCGTCACCGCCGCCGTATTATCGACTGATAGCGTTTCTGAGTCACTTGACATCCAAGGAGAGATCCTGTGCGGCGGCGCTGCCGCGGATATCGCCGGAAGGGATTTCGGCGGCATGAACTGTGTGAAGCCACTTGCCGTGGTGAGACCAGTTGGACCGGCGGATATCGCCGGAGCGGTGAAAGCGGCTCTGAGGTCTGATAAACTCACGGTGGCGGCTCGCGGAAACGGCCATTCCATCAACGGTCAAGCCATGGCGGAAGGAGGACTCGTCGTCGATATGAGTTCCACGGCGGAGAATCATTTCGAGGTGGGTTTTTGTGGTGACACGGCGTACGTCGATGTCTCCGGAGGGGCATTATGGGAAAATGTGTTGAAACGGTCCGTTTCGGAGTACGGTTTGGCTCCGAGGTCGTGGACTGATTACCTCGGGCTGACGGTGGGTGGGACGTTGTCCAATGCCGGCGTTAGTGGACAAGCTTTCCGTTACGGACCACAGACGTCGAATGTAACGGAGTTAGACGTCGTAACGGGAAACGGAGACGTCGTCACTTGCTCGGAGGTTGAGAACTCTGAGCTCTTCTTCTCCGTTTTAGGTGGTCTTGGCCAGTTTGGTATCGTCACCAGAGCTAGGGTTTTGCTACAGCCAGCTCCAGATATG gTGAGATGGATAAGAGTAGTATACACCGAGTTCGACGAGTTCACTCGGGATGCCGAGTGGCTAGTGAGTCAGAAGGACGAGTCGCCATCGTTCGATTACGTGGAAGGATTCGTGTTCGTCAACGATGATGACCCGGTCAACGGATGGCCGACTGTTCCGCTCCACCCGGATCATGATTTTGACCCGACCCGACTACCACAATCATCCGGGTCGGTTCTTTATTGCCTCGAACTCGGTCTTCACTACAGGGACTCCGATTCCAACTCAACCGTCGACaag AGGGTGGAGAGATTGATCGGACGGCTAAGATTTATTGAAGGATTAAGGTTTGAGGTAGATCTGTCTTACGTTGACTTTTTACTTCGGGTTAAACGGTCCGAGGAGATCGCCAAGGAGATCGGCACGTGGGAAACGCCCCACCCGTGGCTTAACCTCTTCGTGTCGAAGCGAGACATCGGAGAATTTAACCGGACGGTGTTTAAAGAACTTGTCAAGAACGGAGTTAATGGGCCGATGCTAGTGTACCCACTCTTGCGAAGCAG GTGGGATGAGCGGACGTCGGTGGAAGTGCCGGAAGGAGAGATATTCTACATTGTGGCATTGCTTCGGTTCGTGCCGCCGTGTACAAAAGCTTCATCGGTTGAGAAATTGGTAGCTCAAAACCAAGAGATCGTTCATTGGTGTGTCAGAAATGGAATAGATTTCAAATTGTATCTTCCTCATTACAAGTGTCGAGAGGAATGGATTCGCCATTTTGGAAACCGATGGTCGAGATTTGTTGATAGGAAAGCTATGTTTGATCCTATGGCTATCCTTTCACCCGGCCAAAAGATTTTCAATAGGTCTCCTTGA